In one window of Rhodopseudomonas palustris HaA2 DNA:
- a CDS encoding SMP-30/gluconolactonase/LRE family protein: protein MSDIRVLATDLAFPEGPVVMPDGSVVLVEIRAQQLTRIWPDGRKEVVARVPGGPNGAALGPDGKMYICNNGGFGWFPSRGTMMPGAPEPHEYIGGSIQRIDLVSGRVETLFDKCGEHPLKGPNDLVFDRHGGLWFTDLGKRRARDMDVGAAYYIKPGMTEITEQVFGTLPLNGIGLSPDEATMYAAETPTARLWAFDIVSPGEVKPRDVIYRGEKGKPIAGLGGYQMFDSLAVEANGNVCVATLVSGCISVIAPDGTLVEQVPTGDRVTTNIAFGGPELKTAYITLSGKGELIAMDWPRPGLPLNFLNK from the coding sequence ATGTCCGACATCCGCGTGCTCGCCACCGACCTGGCGTTTCCCGAAGGCCCGGTGGTGATGCCCGACGGCTCGGTGGTGCTGGTGGAAATCCGCGCGCAGCAGCTCACGCGGATCTGGCCCGACGGCCGCAAGGAGGTGGTCGCCAGGGTGCCGGGCGGTCCCAACGGCGCGGCGCTCGGCCCCGACGGCAAGATGTACATCTGCAACAATGGCGGGTTCGGCTGGTTTCCCTCGCGCGGCACGATGATGCCCGGCGCGCCCGAGCCGCACGAATATATCGGCGGCTCGATCCAGCGGATCGATCTGGTCAGCGGCAGGGTCGAGACGCTGTTCGACAAATGCGGCGAGCATCCGCTGAAAGGGCCGAACGATCTGGTGTTCGACAGGCATGGCGGGCTGTGGTTCACGGACCTCGGCAAGCGCCGCGCCCGCGACATGGATGTCGGCGCGGCCTACTACATCAAGCCCGGCATGACCGAGATCACCGAACAGGTGTTCGGCACCCTGCCGCTGAACGGCATCGGCCTGTCGCCCGATGAGGCCACGATGTACGCCGCCGAGACGCCGACGGCGCGGCTGTGGGCCTTCGACATCGTGTCGCCCGGCGAGGTCAAGCCGCGCGACGTGATCTATCGTGGCGAGAAGGGCAAGCCGATCGCCGGGCTCGGCGGCTACCAGATGTTCGACTCGCTCGCGGTCGAAGCCAACGGCAATGTCTGCGTCGCGACGCTGGTGTCGGGCTGCATTTCGGTGATCGCGCCGGACGGCACGCTGGTCGAGCAGGTGCCGACCGGCGACCGCGTCACCACCAACATCGCGTTCGGCGGCCCCGAGCTGAAGACTGCCTACATCACGCTGTCAGGCAAGGGCGAACTGATCGCGATGGACTGGCCGCGGCCTGGTCTGCCGCTGAACTTCCTGAACAAGTAG
- a CDS encoding GNAT family N-acetyltransferase — MPWLEPITLSGPHATLEPLQPAHRDGLIEAVQDGELWKLWYTAVPSPEKMDAEIARRLALQAQGAMLPWTVKDADGRIAGMTTYMNVDAANRRVEIGSTWYARRVQRTGLNTQCKLLLLQHAFEALDCIAVEFRTHFFNHQSRRGIERLGAKQDGILRNHQIASNGTLRDTVVYSIVAAEWPTVKAHLNYQLSGKPRPEAAGAR; from the coding sequence ATGCCCTGGCTCGAACCGATCACCCTCAGCGGCCCCCACGCGACGTTGGAGCCGCTTCAGCCGGCGCATCGCGACGGGCTGATCGAGGCGGTGCAAGACGGCGAGCTGTGGAAACTTTGGTACACGGCCGTGCCGTCGCCGGAGAAGATGGACGCCGAGATCGCCCGGCGGCTGGCGCTGCAGGCGCAGGGCGCGATGCTGCCCTGGACGGTGAAGGACGCCGACGGCCGGATCGCCGGCATGACCACTTACATGAACGTCGATGCCGCCAACCGCCGGGTCGAGATCGGTTCCACCTGGTACGCGCGGCGCGTGCAGCGGACCGGGCTGAACACGCAATGCAAGCTGTTGCTGCTGCAGCACGCCTTCGAGGCACTCGACTGCATCGCCGTCGAGTTTCGTACACACTTCTTCAACCATCAGTCCCGGCGCGGGATCGAGCGGCTCGGAGCCAAGCAGGACGGCATTCTGCGCAATCATCAGATCGCATCCAACGGGACGTTGCGCGATACCGTGGTGTATTCGATCGTCGCCGCCGAATGGCCGACCGTGAAGGCTCATCTTAACTATCAGCTCTCCGGCAAGCCTCGGCCGGAAGCAGCAGGCGCCCGTTGA
- a CDS encoding PDR/VanB family oxidoreductase has protein sequence MRFAEHWSFATVMATRDLAPTIREIVLKPDAPVGTWPPGSHINIAVLVDGRPQRRSYSLVPSMVEGTLRIAVRLADDSRGGSRAMWALQAGQRLEITNPTSLFEIDWSRNTYCLIAGGIGVTPMLGIAAALARKGLDPIVHYAVKSRADAALHEELADLLGDRLLLHAADVGKRLDLDATFRALPADAIAVVCGPLRMLDAARQAWRDAGRRPTDLCFETFGSSGRLPTSDFRVRIASTGNEIMVPRDRSMLDALNAAGYEVISDCQRGECGVCAVDVTTVEGEIDHRDVFFSAHEKQTSAKMCACVSRARGTVTVDTLYRPDQLPGAAA, from the coding sequence ATGCGCTTCGCCGAACACTGGAGTTTCGCAACCGTCATGGCGACGCGCGATCTTGCCCCGACCATCCGCGAGATCGTGCTGAAGCCGGATGCGCCGGTCGGCACCTGGCCGCCGGGCAGCCACATCAACATCGCCGTGCTGGTGGACGGGCGGCCGCAGCGACGCAGCTACTCGTTGGTGCCATCCATGGTCGAGGGCACGCTAAGGATCGCCGTCCGGCTTGCCGACGACAGCCGCGGCGGCTCGCGCGCAATGTGGGCGCTGCAGGCGGGCCAGCGGCTGGAGATCACCAACCCGACATCGCTGTTCGAGATCGACTGGAGCCGCAACACCTACTGCCTGATCGCCGGCGGCATCGGCGTCACGCCGATGCTCGGCATCGCCGCCGCGCTGGCGCGCAAGGGCCTCGATCCGATCGTGCACTACGCGGTGAAATCGCGAGCCGACGCCGCGTTGCATGAGGAACTCGCCGACCTGCTGGGCGACCGGCTGTTGCTGCACGCTGCGGATGTCGGGAAGCGGCTCGATCTGGACGCCACCTTCCGCGCCCTCCCCGCCGATGCGATCGCCGTTGTGTGCGGCCCGTTGCGGATGCTGGACGCGGCGCGGCAGGCCTGGCGAGACGCCGGCCGGCGCCCGACCGACCTGTGCTTCGAGACGTTCGGCTCCAGCGGCCGGCTGCCGACCAGCGACTTCCGCGTGCGGATCGCCTCGACCGGCAATGAGATCATGGTGCCGCGCGACCGCTCGATGCTCGACGCCCTGAACGCCGCCGGCTACGAGGTGATCTCGGACTGCCAGCGCGGCGAATGCGGCGTCTGCGCCGTCGACGTCACCACCGTCGAGGGCGAGATCGACCATCGCGACGTGTTCTTCAGCGCGCATGAAAAGCAGACCAGCGCCAAGATGTGTGCCTGCGTGTCACGCGCCCGCGGCACGGTGACGGTGGATACGCTGTACCGGCCGGATCAGTTGCCCGGTGCGGCGGCGTAG
- a CDS encoding GntR family transcriptional regulator, translated as MNEKIADRSMSQTVRAQLALRDMVLSGQLRAGERISELQAVDITGVSRTPVRMALVRLEDEGLLQAIPSGGFMVKAFSERDILDSIELRGTMEGLAARLAAERGVSARQLEPLKECLGDIDQLVQQDPVSVDAFSSYVALNARFHALLNELSGSSPVMRQIDRVAALPFASPSAFVMAQSALPEAHQILVIAQDHHRTVVDAIENREGARAEAVMREHARLAVRNLRLALRNRTHLDLLPALALATASVDK; from the coding sequence ATGAACGAGAAGATCGCCGACCGCTCAATGTCGCAGACGGTGCGGGCGCAGCTCGCGCTGCGCGACATGGTGCTGTCCGGCCAGCTCCGCGCCGGCGAGCGGATTTCCGAATTACAGGCGGTCGATATCACCGGCGTGTCGCGCACCCCGGTGCGGATGGCGCTGGTGCGGCTCGAGGACGAAGGCCTGCTGCAGGCGATCCCGTCCGGCGGCTTCATGGTGAAGGCGTTTTCCGAGCGCGACATTCTCGACTCGATCGAGCTGCGCGGCACGATGGAGGGCCTCGCTGCACGGCTCGCCGCCGAGCGCGGCGTCAGCGCCCGACAACTCGAACCGCTGAAGGAGTGCCTCGGCGACATCGATCAGCTGGTGCAACAGGATCCGGTCTCGGTCGACGCGTTCTCGTCCTACGTCGCGCTCAACGCCCGATTCCACGCGCTGCTCAACGAATTGTCCGGCTCGTCGCCGGTGATGCGGCAGATCGACCGCGTCGCCGCATTGCCCTTCGCGTCGCCGAGCGCCTTCGTGATGGCGCAGTCGGCGCTGCCGGAGGCCCACCAGATCCTGGTCATCGCGCAGGACCATCACCGCACCGTCGTCGACGCCATCGAGAACCGCGAAGGCGCCCGCGCCGAAGCGGTGATGCGCGAACACGCCCGGCTCGCGGTACGCAATCTGCGGCTGGCGCTGCGCAACCGCACGCATCTCGACCTGCTGCCGGCGCTGGCGCTGGCGACGGCGTCGGTCGACAAGTAA
- a CDS encoding aromatic ring-hydroxylating dioxygenase subunit alpha, with the protein MPAFPLNAWYAAAWDADIKHALFPRTICNKHVVMYRKADGSVAALEDACWHRLVPLSKGRLEGDTVVCGYHGLKFSPQGRCTYMPSQETINPSACVRSYPVVERHRFVWLWMGDPALADPALVPDMHWNDDPAWAGDGKTIHARCDWRLVVDNLMDLTHETYVHGSSIGNEAVAEAPFDVTHGDRTVTVTRWMRGIEAPPFWAAQLRKPGPVDRWQIIRFEAPGTVTIDVGVAPAGSGAPEGDRSQGVNGFVLNTMTPETDTTCHYFWAFVRNYRLGDQRLTTEIREGVSGIFGEDEIILEAQQRAISENPDRVFYNLNIDAGAMWSRKLIDRMVAKEAAPRLQAAE; encoded by the coding sequence ATGCCCGCCTTTCCGCTCAACGCCTGGTACGCCGCAGCGTGGGACGCCGACATCAAGCACGCGTTGTTTCCGCGCACGATCTGCAACAAGCACGTGGTGATGTATCGCAAGGCCGACGGTAGCGTCGCCGCGCTCGAGGACGCCTGCTGGCACCGGCTGGTGCCGTTGTCGAAGGGCCGGCTCGAAGGCGACACCGTCGTCTGCGGCTATCACGGGCTGAAATTCAGTCCGCAGGGCCGCTGCACCTACATGCCGTCGCAGGAGACGATCAATCCGTCGGCCTGCGTGCGCAGCTACCCGGTGGTCGAGCGGCATCGCTTCGTCTGGCTGTGGATGGGCGATCCGGCGCTGGCCGATCCGGCACTCGTGCCGGACATGCACTGGAACGACGACCCGGCCTGGGCCGGCGACGGCAAGACCATCCACGCCAGATGCGACTGGCGGCTGGTGGTCGACAATCTGATGGACCTCACCCACGAGACCTACGTCCACGGCTCGTCGATCGGCAACGAAGCCGTCGCCGAAGCGCCGTTCGACGTCACCCATGGCGACCGCACCGTCACCGTGACGCGGTGGATGCGCGGCATCGAGGCGCCGCCGTTCTGGGCGGCGCAGCTGCGCAAGCCGGGTCCGGTCGATCGCTGGCAGATCATCCGGTTCGAGGCGCCCGGCACCGTGACGATCGACGTTGGGGTCGCGCCCGCCGGCAGCGGGGCGCCGGAAGGCGACCGCTCGCAGGGCGTCAACGGCTTCGTACTCAACACCATGACGCCGGAGACCGACACGACCTGCCACTACTTCTGGGCGTTCGTGCGCAACTATCGGCTCGGCGACCAGCGCCTCACCACTGAAATTCGCGAAGGCGTGTCGGGTATCTTCGGCGAGGACGAGATCATTCTCGAAGCTCAGCAGCGCGCCATCAGCGAAAACCCGGACCGCGTGTTCTACAATCTCAATATCGATGCCGGCGCGATGTGGTCGCGCAAGCTGATCGACCGCATGGTCGCGAAGGAAGCCGCGCCGCGGCTGCAAGCGGCGGAGTAA
- a CDS encoding DUF1963 domain-containing protein: protein MELSEIAQRLIAALPLEAAALLRQLRPAIGLWPQAARADAPIDGSRLGGMPCAPPDWRWPVAATEPMLFLGQINCADLRGLPGAEALPSQGLLSCFGDHDTVMGCLFTGQGGALYHWPDTEHLIPAQPPLEMLTVFPRAELSFRPMWDLPDPDSSVVTAILPDRSRQALYKSLHSDLRRHGLPAVLDYPCNRSKLLGWPDLLQGESFEFTLDQPFDQYRLLLQLDGYTNGSEIADWGPGGFLYYFLSKQDLAGRRFETAELAIQFT, encoded by the coding sequence ATGGAGCTCTCCGAGATCGCGCAGCGCCTCATCGCCGCGTTGCCGCTGGAGGCCGCGGCGCTGCTGCGCCAGCTTCGTCCCGCGATCGGGCTGTGGCCGCAGGCGGCGCGCGCCGACGCGCCGATCGACGGTTCCCGGCTCGGCGGCATGCCCTGCGCACCGCCGGATTGGCGCTGGCCGGTCGCCGCGACCGAGCCGATGCTGTTTCTCGGCCAGATCAACTGCGCCGACCTGCGCGGTCTGCCGGGCGCGGAGGCGCTGCCGTCGCAAGGCCTGCTGTCCTGCTTCGGCGACCACGACACGGTGATGGGGTGTCTGTTCACCGGGCAGGGCGGCGCCTTGTACCATTGGCCGGACACAGAGCATCTGATCCCGGCGCAGCCGCCGCTGGAGATGCTCACGGTGTTTCCTCGCGCCGAATTGTCGTTCCGGCCGATGTGGGACCTGCCGGACCCGGACAGCAGCGTCGTCACGGCGATCCTGCCGGATCGATCGCGCCAGGCGCTCTACAAAAGCCTGCACAGCGACTTGCGGCGGCACGGCCTTCCCGCCGTGCTGGACTATCCGTGCAATCGCAGCAAGCTGCTCGGCTGGCCGGATCTGCTGCAGGGTGAGAGTTTCGAGTTCACCCTCGATCAGCCGTTCGATCAGTACCGATTGCTGCTGCAGCTCGACGGCTACACCAACGGCAGCGAGATCGCCGACTGGGGGCCGGGCGGCTTCCTCTACTACTTCCTGTCCAAGCAAGACCTCGCCGGACGGCGGTTCGAGACGGCGGAACTGGCAATCCAGTTCACGTGA
- a CDS encoding AAA family ATPase, whose amino-acid sequence MKFTGTKDYVATDDLKIAVNAAIVLERPLLVKGEPGTGKTVLAEEVAKAINAPLLTWHIKSTTKAQQGLYEYDAVSRLRDSQLGDPRVSDISNYIKRGKLWEAFTHGQRPVLLIDEIDKADIEFPNDLLLELDRMEFHVYETGETVKAEKRPIVMITSNNEKELPDAFLRRCFFHYIKFPDADTMQAIVDVHFPGIKQRLVAEALKIFFEVRDVPGLKKKPSTSELLDWLKLLLNEEMSPEQLRERDPRKLIPPLHGALLKNEQDVHLFERLAFLSRREV is encoded by the coding sequence ATGAAATTCACCGGCACCAAGGATTACGTGGCGACCGACGATCTCAAGATCGCCGTCAATGCGGCGATCGTCCTCGAACGGCCGCTCTTGGTGAAAGGCGAACCCGGCACCGGCAAGACCGTGCTGGCCGAGGAAGTCGCCAAGGCGATCAACGCTCCGCTGCTGACCTGGCACATCAAGTCGACCACCAAGGCGCAGCAGGGCCTCTACGAATACGACGCCGTGTCACGGCTGCGCGACAGCCAGCTCGGCGATCCGCGCGTCTCCGACATTTCCAACTACATCAAGCGTGGCAAGCTGTGGGAAGCCTTCACCCACGGCCAGCGCCCGGTGCTGCTGATCGACGAAATCGACAAGGCCGATATCGAGTTTCCGAACGATCTTCTGCTCGAACTCGACCGGATGGAATTCCACGTCTACGAGACCGGCGAGACCGTCAAGGCCGAGAAGCGCCCGATCGTGATGATCACTTCGAACAACGAGAAGGAACTGCCCGACGCGTTCCTGCGCCGTTGCTTCTTCCACTACATCAAGTTCCCGGACGCCGACACTATGCAGGCGATCGTCGACGTGCACTTCCCCGGGATCAAGCAACGGCTCGTGGCCGAGGCGCTGAAGATCTTCTTCGAGGTGCGCGACGTGCCGGGCCTGAAGAAGAAGCCGTCGACCTCCGAACTGCTCGACTGGCTCAAGCTGCTGCTGAACGAGGAAATGTCGCCGGAGCAACTGCGCGAACGCGACCCGCGCAAACTGATCCCGCCGCTGCACGGCGCGCTGCTCAAGAACGAGCAGGACGTCCACCTGTTCGAGCGGCTGGCGTTTCTCAGCCGCCGCGAGGTGTGA
- a CDS encoding GlsB/YeaQ/YmgE family stress response membrane protein produces MGIDSIIVWLLVGAIAGWLAGLLVRGGGFGLIGNIAIGIVGAVVAGWLLPFLGVNLGTGIFRAIINAAIGAVIVLVLLAMIRRA; encoded by the coding sequence ATGGGGATCGATTCCATCATCGTCTGGCTGCTGGTCGGCGCGATCGCGGGCTGGCTCGCCGGACTGCTGGTGCGCGGCGGCGGCTTCGGCCTGATCGGCAACATCGCGATCGGCATCGTCGGCGCCGTGGTCGCCGGCTGGCTGCTGCCGTTCCTCGGCGTCAATCTCGGCACCGGCATCTTCCGCGCGATCATCAACGCGGCGATCGGCGCGGTGATCGTCCTGGTGCTGCTGGCCATGATCCGCAGAGCCTGA
- a CDS encoding sensor domain-containing diguanylate cyclase: MKSRILPSSNPIARLSTPALIVTMFVLAMSACVLALVVWKGYDARRNALAQSETEMRNLAHSLAEHASHTIQSADVVMDDLVAFIRFQPFPDRARFDARLREVSEKLPQIKELATLDAKGDVDHASVTPPPAINNADRDYFVYHRDHADPKLRITGPIVSRASGQPVIAVTRRLETADGGFAGIVVATIESDYFTEFYKTFDLGAGSGITLSGGDGHILVRWPTAAGDLSKSRLFERMLPRSPVGYNLAISPFDGLQKYYAYEQLSRYPLVVTVARTEVSVLADWREAVRSDAVVATAALACIVLLAAGLAVQLRNRERFERLLRERDARHRLIDANIGDVVVVLDGRGVVTFVSMSIETVLGFRPEEVLGRVYFDMMHPDDVAGLQAMGKRLPDVPNGLRAEFRMERADGTMVWLEANFRFTRQDGRPGRSIVCTLRDVTRRKEMEDEVEALNSRLAEMARTDALTGLPNRRALDDFIAGEFEASHDLSVLMIDVDDFKGFNDRLGHHAGDDALRQLGRLLAGTAAGAGGFAARYGGEEFTIVLPGTGKAVAIAFAEELQAAIRALGIVNPSAARGRLTVSIGIADKIASICDPATLLRCADIALYEAKRRGRDCSVAAPAFVGDAGSLVPDVATRTGTPA, from the coding sequence ATGAAATCCCGCATCCTCCCATCGTCCAATCCGATCGCCCGACTGTCGACGCCGGCGCTGATCGTCACAATGTTCGTGCTGGCGATGAGCGCCTGCGTGCTCGCGCTCGTGGTCTGGAAGGGCTACGACGCCAGACGCAATGCGCTCGCGCAGAGCGAGACGGAGATGCGCAATCTGGCGCATTCGCTGGCGGAACACGCCTCCCACACGATTCAATCGGCCGACGTGGTGATGGACGATCTCGTCGCCTTCATCCGGTTCCAGCCGTTTCCCGATCGCGCTCGGTTCGACGCGCGGCTGCGCGAGGTCTCGGAGAAGCTGCCCCAGATCAAGGAACTCGCGACCCTCGACGCGAAAGGCGACGTCGACCATGCGTCGGTGACGCCGCCTCCCGCTATCAACAATGCCGACCGCGACTACTTCGTCTACCACCGCGATCATGCCGACCCGAAGCTGCGGATTACTGGCCCGATCGTCTCGCGCGCCTCGGGTCAACCGGTGATTGCAGTGACGCGACGACTCGAAACCGCAGACGGCGGCTTCGCGGGCATCGTCGTCGCAACCATCGAGAGCGACTATTTCACCGAATTCTACAAGACTTTCGATCTCGGCGCCGGCAGCGGCATCACTTTGTCCGGCGGCGACGGCCATATCCTGGTCCGTTGGCCGACGGCGGCGGGCGACCTGTCGAAGAGCCGGCTTTTCGAGAGAATGCTGCCGCGCAGCCCGGTCGGATACAATCTCGCAATCTCGCCGTTCGACGGCCTTCAGAAATACTATGCCTACGAGCAGCTATCGCGCTATCCGCTGGTCGTCACGGTCGCGCGCACCGAGGTGTCGGTGCTGGCCGACTGGCGCGAGGCGGTCCGCTCCGATGCCGTGGTGGCGACGGCGGCGCTCGCCTGCATCGTGCTGCTGGCGGCCGGGCTCGCGGTGCAACTGCGCAACCGCGAGCGCTTCGAGAGGCTGCTGCGCGAGCGTGACGCGCGTCACCGTCTGATCGACGCGAACATCGGCGACGTCGTCGTCGTGCTCGACGGCCGGGGCGTCGTCACCTTCGTGTCGATGTCGATCGAGACCGTGCTCGGTTTCAGGCCGGAGGAGGTTCTGGGCCGCGTCTATTTCGACATGATGCACCCCGACGACGTCGCGGGCCTCCAGGCGATGGGCAAGCGTCTGCCTGACGTCCCCAACGGGCTGCGCGCCGAGTTCCGGATGGAACGCGCCGACGGCACGATGGTCTGGCTCGAGGCCAATTTCAGGTTCACCCGCCAGGATGGCCGGCCGGGGCGCAGTATCGTCTGCACGCTGCGCGACGTCACCCGCCGCAAGGAGATGGAGGACGAAGTCGAGGCACTCAATTCCCGCCTTGCGGAAATGGCCAGGACCGACGCCCTCACCGGCTTGCCGAACCGCCGTGCGCTCGACGATTTCATCGCCGGCGAATTCGAGGCGAGCCATGACCTGTCGGTGCTGATGATCGACGTCGACGACTTCAAAGGCTTCAACGACCGTCTCGGCCACCACGCCGGCGATGACGCGCTCAGGCAACTCGGTCGATTGCTGGCCGGGACTGCGGCCGGCGCAGGCGGTTTCGCTGCGCGCTACGGCGGCGAGGAATTCACCATCGTCCTGCCCGGCACCGGGAAGGCCGTCGCGATCGCCTTCGCCGAAGAGCTGCAGGCAGCCATCCGCGCGCTCGGCATCGTCAACCCCAGCGCGGCGCGCGGCAGACTCACCGTGAGCATCGGCATCGCCGACAAGATCGCCAGTATCTGCGACCCGGCCACGCTGCTCCGCTGTGCCGACATCGCGCTCTACGAGGCGAAGCGGCGCGGCCGCGATTGCAGCGTTGCGGCCCCTGCCTTTGTCGGCGACGCCGGATCGTTGGTCCCCGACGTCGCCACCCGGACCGGCACGCCGGCCTGA
- a CDS encoding vWA domain-containing protein gives MFLQFFTSLRDAQVPVTLREYLTLMEALDADLADQSVENFYYLSRAALVKDERNLDKFDRVFGSVFKGLENLLDAMEKAEIPAEWLKKLAEKYLTEEEKKQIEAMGWDKLMETLKKRLEEQKKRHQGGNKWIGTAGTSPFGAEGYNPEGVRIGQEKSRHQRAVKVWDKREFKDLDGNVELGIRNIKVALRRLRKFARTGAPDELDLDTTIRETANHGYLDVHMRPERRNAVKVLVFFDIGGSMDSHVAQVEELFSAAKSEFKHMEYFYFHNCLYEGVWKQNKRRFTDRTPTWDVLHKFPHDYKVVFVGDASMSPYEIMVPGGSVEHVNEEAGSVWLDRVLRTYPHAVWLNPVAQRHWDYSESTTIIRRLFSDRMYPITIEGLEGAMRELVR, from the coding sequence ATGTTCCTTCAATTCTTCACGTCGCTGCGCGACGCTCAGGTCCCGGTCACGCTCCGCGAATATCTGACGCTGATGGAGGCGCTCGACGCCGATCTCGCGGATCAGAGCGTGGAGAATTTCTACTATCTGTCACGCGCCGCCCTGGTGAAGGACGAGCGCAATCTCGATAAGTTCGATCGGGTGTTCGGCAGCGTGTTCAAGGGGCTGGAGAATCTGCTCGACGCCATGGAGAAGGCGGAGATTCCGGCCGAGTGGCTGAAAAAGCTGGCCGAGAAATATCTCACCGAGGAAGAGAAGAAGCAGATCGAGGCGATGGGCTGGGACAAGCTCATGGAGACGCTGAAGAAGCGCCTCGAGGAGCAGAAGAAGCGACACCAGGGCGGCAACAAGTGGATCGGCACCGCCGGAACCTCGCCGTTCGGCGCCGAGGGCTACAATCCGGAAGGCGTTCGGATCGGGCAGGAGAAGAGCCGCCATCAGCGCGCGGTCAAGGTGTGGGACAAGCGCGAGTTCAAGGATCTCGACGGCAATGTCGAGCTCGGCATCCGCAACATCAAGGTGGCGCTACGCCGCCTGCGCAAATTCGCCCGCACCGGCGCGCCGGACGAACTCGATCTCGACACCACGATCCGCGAAACCGCCAATCACGGATATCTCGACGTGCACATGCGGCCGGAACGGCGCAACGCCGTCAAGGTGCTGGTGTTCTTCGACATCGGCGGATCGATGGATTCGCACGTCGCCCAGGTCGAGGAGCTGTTCTCGGCGGCGAAGAGCGAATTCAAGCACATGGAATATTTCTACTTCCACAACTGCCTCTATGAAGGCGTGTGGAAGCAGAACAAGCGGCGCTTCACCGACCGCACGCCGACCTGGGACGTGCTGCACAAATTCCCGCACGACTACAAGGTCGTGTTCGTCGGCGACGCCTCGATGTCGCCTTACGAGATCATGGTGCCGGGCGGCTCGGTCGAGCACGTCAACGAGGAGGCCGGCTCGGTCTGGCTCGACCGGGTACTGCGGACCTATCCGCACGCCGTCTGGCTCAATCCGGTGGCGCAGCGGCATTGGGACTACTCGGAATCGACCACGATCATTCGCCGCCTGTTCTCGGATCGGATGTATCCGATCACGATCGAGGGCCTGGAAGGCGCGATGCGGGAGTTGGTTCGCTAA
- a CDS encoding rhodanese-like domain-containing protein has product MPQTITRGIKALLDEANAQIETIGIADAVALHKAGPASDVVIVDIRDPREIERDGRIPGSFACTRGMLEFWIDPESPYAKPVFQGDKKFVFYCAGGLRSALAAKTAQDMGLKPVAHIEGGFAAWRDAGGPVEAWVPKKPKG; this is encoded by the coding sequence ATGCCCCAGACCATCACGCGCGGCATCAAGGCGCTGCTCGACGAGGCCAACGCGCAGATCGAGACGATCGGCATTGCCGACGCGGTCGCGCTGCACAAGGCCGGCCCGGCCAGCGACGTGGTGATCGTCGACATCCGCGATCCGCGCGAGATCGAACGCGACGGCCGCATCCCGGGATCATTCGCCTGCACCCGCGGCATGCTGGAATTCTGGATCGATCCGGAAAGCCCCTATGCCAAGCCGGTGTTTCAGGGCGACAAGAAATTCGTGTTCTATTGCGCCGGGGGCCTTCGCTCGGCGCTGGCGGCGAAGACCGCGCAGGACATGGGGTTGAAGCCGGTGGCGCATATCGAAGGCGGCTTCGCCGCCTGGCGCGACGCCGGCGGGCCGGTCGAGGCCTGGGTGCCGAAAAAGCCGAAAGGCTGA